In a single window of the Papaver somniferum cultivar HN1 chromosome 8, ASM357369v1, whole genome shotgun sequence genome:
- the LOC113305683 gene encoding uncharacterized protein LOC113305683, with product MFFDGSSYDFYGGAGIVFEAPKKELLSFAFKLDFECSNNVAEYEALILGLRLAEDLNLGAIDVKGDSNLVTNQISGDFQEMARTANACTMVGLEDAYNIKLQVHNVDMQHRAITGRSTGTSDEDLSLPHIQGDLKMDN from the exons ATGTTCTTTGATGGGTCTTCATACGACTTTTATGGAGGAGCAGGAATAGTCTTCGAAGCACCTAAGAAAGAATTGTTATCATTCGCTTTCAAGCTAGACTTTGAATGTAGCAACAATGTGGCGGAATATGAAGCACTAATCCTCGGATTACGATTGGCGGAGGATCTCAACCTAGGAGCCATTGATGTCAAAGGAGACTCAAATCTAGTCACAAACCAAATATCGGGCGACTTTCAG GAGATGGCACGAACAGCTAATGCTTGTACTATGGTAGGACtagaagatgcctacaatattaaactgcaagtgcacaatgtcgatATGCAACACAGAGCAatcacaggtcgatccacagggacaag CGATGAAGATTTGAGTCTGCCGCATATTCAaggtgatctgaagatggataattaa